One Planktothrix sp. FACHB-1365 genomic window carries:
- a CDS encoding calcium-binding protein — protein sequence MTTNLGPGPQYYDQDVGFAPKPDTILGEGGNDTILSSTLGGSLIDGGADNDILQSRGPGDTVIGNTGNDSLRSQQLRTVLIGNAGRDTLSADLTASLYGGVDNDFLIGQSSNNFLNGNKDSDTLLGGIQGGDLLYGGQGDDQLGFVNASGQSNLTGVVVAGAVGGSNQGNNYVSGDKGRDSIVGVNNGDSLLGGDDNDSIIGVGSLNLLDGGSGNDTLIVQNPIATLQFSTTPAVVGLSQITLTGGVGDDSLYGGIGRFAEGQNYMDGGDGNDTIRSFAIQDALYGGEGNDLITTGTTDVLTTQGSTSQPGFVGESTLYGGGGNDTLVAAFSTDVLYGDAGNDSLSGKFTLLDGGDGNDTLYGGNWTLPDSSGRLPVVTLSGGSGNDYIYGALGSVANVYNGGVGDDTIIFTTTNDSLLGEGSSEGNDNISFVGGLASGATITSFVLFDTLGNNTISGSDGNDSIVTGSGADFLQGGSVAASAGTSVGFGDDTIISGGGNDYLFGGSGQDVLFGEDGDDTLQGSTNQDTLVGGAGADVFLYQFKSDVNGTLADLITDFNSGEDNIYFSRGAGGFAFELRPGVPTTELSFEQFIVLDKASYNGAAANTQAPTNVGPVLVYEETSGALWYDSDGGGATPADLVAFMKQPDNTIPTLTRTDFTIII from the coding sequence ATGACAACAAATTTAGGCCCAGGGCCCCAATATTATGATCAGGATGTGGGCTTCGCCCCTAAACCCGATACCATTCTGGGTGAAGGTGGAAACGACACCATTCTCTCTTCGACCCTAGGTGGAAGTCTAATCGACGGTGGTGCCGATAATGATATTTTGCAAAGCAGAGGCCCTGGGGATACAGTTATCGGTAACACAGGTAATGATTCCCTCCGATCTCAACAGCTTCGCACTGTTCTAATTGGAAATGCAGGCCGTGACACCTTATCGGCGGATTTAACAGCCAGCCTCTATGGAGGGGTAGATAATGACTTTTTGATTGGTCAATCTAGTAATAATTTCCTCAATGGAAATAAAGACTCAGATACCCTGCTGGGTGGAATTCAAGGTGGAGATTTACTCTATGGTGGTCAAGGAGATGACCAGCTTGGATTTGTCAATGCCAGTGGCCAAAGTAATCTCACCGGTGTTGTTGTTGCTGGAGCAGTAGGCGGCAGTAACCAAGGAAATAACTATGTCTCTGGAGATAAAGGCAGAGACAGTATTGTTGGGGTTAATAACGGGGATAGCCTCCTCGGTGGTGATGATAATGACTCTATCATTGGTGTAGGTAGTCTGAACCTCTTGGATGGCGGTAGTGGAAACGACACCCTTATCGTTCAAAATCCAATAGCCACATTACAATTCTCTACAACTCCTGCTGTTGTTGGTCTAAGCCAAATTACCCTAACGGGCGGTGTGGGTGACGATTCTCTCTACGGTGGTATTGGTCGCTTTGCAGAGGGCCAGAACTACATGGATGGTGGAGACGGGAACGATACCATCCGAAGCTTTGCGATTCAGGATGCCCTGTATGGGGGTGAAGGCAATGACTTAATCACCACAGGAACCACAGATGTTTTAACCACTCAAGGTAGCACCAGCCAACCCGGTTTTGTAGGTGAAAGCACCCTGTATGGCGGTGGCGGAAATGATACTTTAGTCGCTGCCTTTAGTACAGATGTCCTCTATGGTGATGCTGGGAATGACAGCCTCTCTGGAAAATTCACCCTGTTAGATGGTGGAGATGGCAATGACACCCTCTACGGAGGAAATTGGACATTACCTGATAGCTCCGGGAGACTTCCTGTGGTTACCTTATCGGGTGGTTCGGGTAACGACTATATCTATGGCGCCTTAGGTTCAGTCGCGAATGTTTATAATGGTGGTGTCGGTGATGACACGATTATCTTTACCACAACTAATGATAGCCTCCTCGGTGAAGGTTCCTCAGAGGGTAATGACAACATTTCCTTTGTGGGTGGTTTAGCCTCTGGCGCTACCATAACGAGCTTTGTCTTATTTGATACCCTAGGCAATAACACTATTTCCGGTAGTGATGGCAATGATAGCATTGTTACCGGAAGTGGCGCTGACTTCCTGCAAGGGGGAAGCGTTGCCGCGAGTGCGGGAACCTCCGTTGGTTTCGGAGATGACACCATTATCTCTGGTGGTGGCAATGACTACCTCTTCGGGGGTTCTGGACAAGACGTACTGTTCGGTGAGGACGGTGACGATACCCTGCAAGGTAGCACCAACCAAGATACCTTAGTCGGAGGTGCCGGTGCTGATGTCTTCCTGTACCAGTTCAAATCCGATGTCAATGGTACTTTAGCTGACTTGATTACTGACTTTAATTCGGGTGAAGATAACATCTACTTCTCTCGTGGGGCTGGAGGCTTTGCCTTTGAGTTGCGTCCGGGTGTCCCAACCACTGAACTGTCTTTCGAGCAATTTATCGTTCTCGATAAAGCCAGTTACAATGGCGCGGCTGCCAATACTCAAGCACCAACAAATGTCGGCCCTGTATTGGTGTACGAGGAAACCAGTGGAGCATTATGGTATGACTCCGATGGCGGTGGTGCAACTCCGGCTGATTTAGTTGCCTTCATGAAACAGCCAGACAATACAATTCCGACCCTGACCCGGACAGATTTTACAATCATTATCTAG
- a CDS encoding calcium-binding protein codes for MRILFTIPHFFNPDGDGKHASLSKDHRPRITALVFALTALRELYSQSHCMIDIAQCVTIPVNTEHNYQVDIVICTTQQYHLLANIPLPSSFCKHYSTQTEPMLLGFECHRVLREYLGQYDYYCYLEDDLILHDPWFFVKLNWFNRHTGNSCLLQPNRYEVSPHSKVIKAYIDGDLLPHITANFQNIQDQPQFIGKVMEQAVSFKRPLNPHSGCFFLNAEQMEFWAKQPYFLDRDCSFIGPLESAATLGIMKTFKLYKPTAAHANFLEIQHFGSGFLNLIGRQVKHFDEDNTTETSAPLSNPVASEKD; via the coding sequence ATGCGAATTTTATTTACGATTCCTCACTTTTTTAATCCTGATGGAGATGGAAAACACGCCTCTTTAAGTAAAGATCATCGCCCAAGAATTACTGCTTTAGTATTTGCCTTAACTGCTTTACGAGAACTGTATAGTCAATCCCATTGCATGATTGATATTGCTCAATGTGTGACAATTCCAGTCAATACAGAACACAATTATCAAGTTGATATTGTCATTTGTACTACTCAACAGTATCACCTACTCGCTAACATTCCTTTACCTTCATCGTTTTGTAAGCATTACTCGACCCAAACAGAACCAATGTTACTGGGATTTGAATGCCATCGAGTGTTACGTGAATATTTGGGTCAGTATGATTATTATTGTTATTTAGAAGATGATTTGATTCTGCATGATCCTTGGTTTTTCGTTAAGTTAAATTGGTTTAATCGTCATACAGGAAATAGCTGTCTTTTACAACCAAACCGTTACGAAGTTTCTCCCCACAGCAAAGTGATTAAGGCTTATATTGATGGAGATCTTTTACCCCATATCACGGCTAATTTTCAAAATATTCAAGATCAGCCTCAGTTTATTGGTAAAGTCATGGAACAGGCTGTTTCTTTCAAACGTCCTTTAAATCCCCATTCGGGTTGTTTCTTTTTAAATGCTGAACAAATGGAATTTTGGGCAAAACAACCGTATTTTTTAGATCGAGATTGTAGTTTTATTGGGCCGTTAGAAAGTGCAGCAACCCTAGGAATTATGAAAACATTTAAACTTTATAAACCGACTGCCGCCCACGCTAATTTTTTGGAAATTCAACACTTTGGTTCAGGTTTTCTAAACTTAATTGGAAGACAAGTTAAACATTTTGATGAAGATAACACTACAGAAACAAGTGCGCCCTTATCAAACCCTGTAGCATCAGAAAAAGACTGA
- a CDS encoding glycosyltransferase, translated as MNRDTPDEVSDDSLNPSPSLKSVERPSELLNFLPPHAQVLIDVGCLTGTTGSYYKRINPQSFYWGILIHSELSPEVTKGLDQIILSSIDQLETIALELEEGTVDCLIYDSILPQIRNPLKSLQNHTRWLKQGGQVLACIPNSQYWRNIIKIIQGKGGILSQEDTSQRGLTLDAIQTLFWEAGLYIYEIQTRGKKDDEFQQFLHLIQPIREGLGLDANRFSTQTAAEYYLVRAIKSLQPPRRLLIQTAIMAPTGCDRLRVLEPDQLSATIPGTRTISASKSIPTGSILPEEEKVFIWQRTILSYDHHLELLKNLLTQDYLIIAEIDDNPLRRREYAEHRYLSYRGCHGVQTSTKPLALFLQQFNPHVAIFKNHLLTLPPPRIYSNSRVTLFFGALNREQDWQPIMEALNRVLLRHQTHVQIKVIHDRRFFDQLEISEKEFEPFCSYDRYNHILQSCDIALLPLMPTPVNLMKSDLKFLECAGHGVAVLASPTVYEQSIIHEETGLIYRTIQQFEMYLNELIMNTSLRRKIAMNAYHWVGDHRLLCQHYQQRRDWYLKMRDQLPSLNEELRQRVPELFR; from the coding sequence ATGAATAGAGATACCCCAGATGAAGTCAGTGATGACAGCCTAAATCCGAGTCCATCTTTGAAATCCGTTGAACGACCGTCGGAGTTACTGAATTTTTTACCTCCTCATGCTCAAGTCTTGATAGATGTAGGCTGTCTAACAGGAACAACTGGTTCTTATTATAAGCGAATTAATCCTCAAAGTTTCTATTGGGGAATTTTAATCCATTCAGAATTAAGTCCAGAGGTCACAAAAGGGTTAGATCAAATCATCCTGAGTTCAATCGACCAGTTAGAAACAATTGCATTAGAATTAGAAGAAGGAACAGTAGATTGTTTGATCTATGATTCAATCTTACCCCAAATCAGAAATCCCTTAAAGAGCTTACAGAATCATACCCGATGGTTAAAACAGGGGGGTCAAGTTTTAGCTTGTATTCCGAATAGTCAGTATTGGCGAAATATTATTAAGATAATCCAGGGAAAAGGAGGAATTTTAAGCCAAGAAGATACGAGCCAGAGGGGATTAACTTTAGACGCTATTCAAACCCTATTTTGGGAAGCTGGTTTATATATTTATGAAATTCAAACTAGAGGAAAAAAAGATGATGAATTTCAACAATTTCTTCACTTAATTCAACCTATTCGAGAAGGTTTAGGGTTAGATGCTAATCGTTTTTCGACTCAAACCGCAGCAGAATATTATCTGGTTCGCGCTATAAAATCCCTTCAACCTCCTCGTCGTTTATTAATTCAAACGGCAATCATGGCTCCCACAGGATGCGATCGCCTTCGAGTATTAGAACCTGATCAATTGAGTGCAACAATACCTGGAACTCGAACCATTTCTGCATCTAAATCGATTCCTACTGGTTCAATTTTACCCGAAGAAGAAAAGGTTTTTATTTGGCAACGGACAATTTTATCTTATGATCATCATTTGGAACTCTTAAAAAATTTGTTAACACAGGATTATTTAATTATTGCTGAAATTGATGATAATCCTTTACGAAGGAGGGAGTATGCTGAACATCGTTATCTGAGTTATCGGGGATGTCATGGTGTACAAACTTCTACAAAACCCTTAGCTTTATTTTTACAACAATTTAATCCCCATGTTGCCATTTTCAAAAATCATTTGTTGACTTTACCCCCCCCTCGAATCTATTCTAATTCAAGAGTAACCTTGTTTTTTGGGGCTTTAAATCGAGAACAGGATTGGCAACCGATTATGGAAGCTTTAAATCGGGTTTTACTCCGTCATCAAACTCATGTTCAAATCAAGGTGATTCATGATCGTCGGTTTTTTGATCAGTTAGAAATATCTGAGAAAGAATTTGAACCCTTTTGCAGTTATGATAGATATAATCATATTCTCCAAAGTTGCGATATTGCTTTATTGCCTCTAATGCCGACACCTGTAAATCTGATGAAATCGGATTTAAAGTTTTTAGAATGTGCAGGTCATGGCGTTGCGGTTTTAGCAAGTCCAACGGTATATGAACAATCAATAATTCACGAAGAAACTGGTTTAATTTATCGAACGATTCAACAATTTGAAATGTATTTGAATGAACTCATTATGAATACTTCATTGCGACGGAAAATTGCAATGAATGCCTATCATTGGGTAGGAGATCACCGTTTACTCTGCCAACATTATCAACAGCGACGAGACTGGTATTTAAAAATGCGAGATCAGTTACCCAGTTTGAATGAAGAACTCCGTCAACGAGTTCCTGAATTATTTAGATAA
- a CDS encoding glycosyltransferase gives MPRVTVIIPTYNQEQYISEAIDSVLNQTYQDFEIIITNDGSSDRTLERIQEKSDPRIRWFSFEQNQGVSIAANHCIRQATGEFIAILDSDNIFLPDKLEKQVNFLDHNSQFDAVFTYAEIIDKAGNPHLGKETAFKKIFSQKNKNRFQWLNSFFYCDNSLCNTSVLIKKKCYDLIGLYDPRLRQVHDLDFWIRLCLKSEIYILPEPLVLFRFHDSNISEVTTENIIRHIWEIPQLLQHYLSPEVCQIFNTIFPQQSLIQAPITPDDLQFLMAKLALTVHRLSHQYFGISTLYQLMNNAETAEYIEKKYSFKYADLIHLAGIHDAFQLTNNRKLKQKLEIAQKELESIQNQNQILQKKLAIISDSASVETDSDVIQVIPLVSILIPTYNGEEFIKTALQSALEQTYPNLEIIISDDASTDNTIKIAEAFQEKSSIPYRILTHSNYGLVKNLNFCIKQAQGKYIKFIFQDDWLEPNCIEEMVNLAEQDPEIGLVFSPRQVVIHPHSTSDFICQSAYKGAVNLHQKWSNLKPIQWGQDLLSDPNCLIGGLNKIGEPTTVLIPKQVFEELGGFDPNLQQLLDVDMWWRIMGRYKIGFVDQALSSLLIHKNQQTQVNIAQQENYKDYERLYLKLLQDSSYSFLSLSLKKIILHKALFNSKFYLKLTKNLISQYQNNPRPKIIETLQLVRQILVQYWLTLDPTELETQYPHEIRPIYQLFLNSNLVDEEVSEIEQHWIEEIKDKLSQGLYSGDLISELMGLMLYQRAYQLPLIYKNAVIPYYFFPDFMTWLFKSIDHFKILENIEKYIYFQEDLLAYITQNLTANSSSHELWIYIAQSYFQYSQLNFENLNSISLQKIYAYRNQIIDFLVQHSKATDPNRSIQPVLAIDAQPEDS, from the coding sequence ATGCCGAGAGTCACCGTTATTATTCCAACTTACAACCAAGAACAATATATTTCAGAAGCTATTGACAGTGTTTTAAACCAAACCTATCAAGATTTTGAAATTATTATCACCAATGATGGTTCTTCTGATCGAACCCTAGAACGTATTCAAGAAAAATCAGATCCTCGAATTCGCTGGTTTTCTTTTGAACAAAATCAAGGTGTTAGTATAGCAGCAAACCATTGTATTCGTCAGGCGACTGGAGAATTCATTGCAATTTTAGACTCTGATAATATTTTTTTACCAGATAAGCTTGAAAAACAAGTCAATTTTTTAGACCATAATTCTCAGTTTGATGCTGTTTTTACTTATGCAGAAATTATTGATAAAGCAGGAAATCCGCACCTCGGAAAAGAAACTGCTTTCAAAAAAATATTTTCTCAAAAAAATAAAAATCGTTTTCAATGGTTAAATTCTTTCTTTTATTGTGATAATTCTCTGTGTAATACCAGTGTTTTAATCAAGAAAAAATGTTATGATCTAATTGGATTATATGATCCTCGATTACGTCAAGTTCATGACTTAGACTTTTGGATACGTTTATGTCTGAAGTCTGAAATTTATATTTTACCTGAACCCTTGGTTTTATTTCGGTTTCATGATAGCAATATTAGTGAAGTAACAACTGAAAATATTATTCGACATATTTGGGAAATTCCTCAACTGCTTCAACATTATCTCAGTCCAGAAGTTTGCCAGATTTTTAACACAATTTTTCCTCAGCAGTCCCTAATTCAAGCTCCCATTACACCGGATGATCTGCAATTTTTAATGGCAAAATTGGCTTTAACGGTTCATCGTCTCAGTCATCAGTATTTTGGAATTTCTACCTTATATCAGTTAATGAATAATGCTGAAACGGCTGAATACATTGAAAAAAAATATTCTTTTAAATATGCAGATTTAATTCATCTCGCAGGAATTCATGATGCTTTTCAATTAACAAACAACAGAAAACTTAAGCAAAAACTGGAAATAGCTCAAAAAGAACTGGAATCAATTCAAAATCAAAATCAAATTTTACAAAAAAAATTAGCTATAATTTCTGATTCAGCTAGTGTTGAAACTGACTCAGATGTAATTCAAGTTATTCCTTTGGTGAGTATATTAATTCCAACTTATAATGGAGAAGAATTTATAAAAACTGCTCTTCAAAGTGCTTTAGAACAAACCTATCCTAACTTAGAAATTATTATTTCTGATGATGCTTCAACAGATAACACGATAAAAATTGCTGAAGCTTTTCAAGAGAAATCTTCTATTCCTTATCGAATTCTGACTCATTCTAATTATGGATTAGTCAAAAATCTCAATTTTTGTATTAAACAAGCTCAAGGAAAGTATATAAAATTTATTTTTCAGGATGATTGGTTAGAGCCGAATTGTATTGAAGAAATGGTGAATTTAGCCGAACAAGATCCAGAAATCGGTTTGGTTTTTTCTCCGCGTCAAGTTGTGATTCATCCCCATTCAACATCCGATTTTATTTGTCAATCTGCTTATAAAGGTGCCGTTAATTTACATCAAAAATGGTCTAATTTAAAACCTATTCAATGGGGTCAAGATCTTTTGTCCGATCCCAACTGTTTAATAGGAGGGTTAAATAAAATTGGTGAACCTACAACTGTATTAATTCCTAAACAGGTTTTTGAAGAATTAGGAGGATTTGATCCTAATCTTCAGCAACTTTTGGACGTGGATATGTGGTGGAGAATTATGGGACGTTATAAAATTGGTTTTGTCGATCAAGCTTTATCTTCCCTTCTCATCCATAAAAATCAACAAACTCAAGTTAATATTGCTCAACAGGAAAATTACAAAGATTATGAGAGACTTTATTTAAAACTTTTGCAAGATTCAAGTTATTCTTTTTTAAGTTTATCTTTGAAAAAAATAATTTTACATAAAGCTTTATTTAATTCAAAATTTTATCTAAAATTAACAAAAAATTTAATCAGTCAATATCAAAACAATCCTCGTCCCAAAATCATAGAAACTCTTCAATTAGTTCGCCAAATTTTAGTTCAATATTGGTTAACTTTAGATCCAACAGAGTTAGAAACTCAATATCCCCACGAAATTCGTCCCATTTATCAACTTTTTTTAAACAGTAATCTAGTTGATGAAGAAGTTAGTGAAATCGAGCAACATTGGATTGAGGAAATTAAAGATAAGCTTTCTCAAGGTTTATATTCAGGTGATTTAATTTCTGAACTAATGGGATTGATGTTATATCAAAGAGCTTATCAACTTCCTTTGATCTATAAAAATGCGGTGATTCCTTACTATTTTTTCCCTGACTTTATGACTTGGCTATTTAAAAGTATTGATCATTTTAAAATCCTAGAAAATATAGAAAAATATATTTATTTTCAAGAAGATTTATTGGCTTATATTACTCAAAACTTAACCGCAAATTCATCCTCTCATGAACTGTGGATCTATATAGCTCAATCTTATTTTCAATATTCTCAACTCAATTTTGAGAATTTAAACTCTATTAGCCTCCAGAAGATTTATGCTTATAGAAACCAAATAATTGATTTTTTGGTTCAACACTCAAAGGCCACTGATCCAAATCGATCCATTCAACCAGTTTTAGCAATCGATGCACAACCAGAAGACAGCTAG
- a CDS encoding peptidylprolyl isomerase — protein MTGAFKVGETIITAEDLPSLLKRYQLMPLFLREVILEQAIAKITCTEEERAAALERFDSQHQLTSPEAKAAWLAAYDMTPEQLVEMAERPVRVEKFKQETWSGRVENYFLSRKGNLDQVVYSLIRTKNPGLAQELYFRVAEGENTFAEVAREHSEGPESRTGGLLGPVPVSQPHPAISKLLSVSQPGQLWAPRPLAEWFVIIRLEKFLPAQLDESMRRRMVDEMFENWLREQLAQVGSLQPLRTSVSSVS, from the coding sequence ATGACAGGAGCGTTCAAAGTCGGAGAAACTATTATCACAGCAGAGGATCTACCATCGCTGCTCAAACGTTATCAGTTAATGCCTTTATTTCTGCGCGAAGTGATTTTGGAACAAGCGATCGCTAAGATTACTTGTACAGAAGAAGAACGAGCAGCGGCTCTCGAAAGATTTGATTCGCAACACCAACTAACTTCCCCAGAAGCGAAAGCAGCTTGGCTAGCCGCTTACGATATGACCCCAGAACAATTGGTGGAAATGGCAGAACGCCCTGTGAGAGTGGAAAAATTCAAACAAGAGACATGGAGTGGTCGAGTCGAAAATTATTTTCTCAGTCGCAAAGGTAATTTAGATCAAGTTGTCTATTCTTTAATTCGGACTAAAAATCCAGGTTTGGCTCAAGAACTCTATTTTAGAGTAGCGGAAGGAGAAAATACTTTTGCTGAGGTTGCCCGTGAACATTCAGAAGGGCCAGAATCTCGGACAGGAGGGTTATTAGGGCCAGTTCCGGTATCTCAGCCTCACCCGGCGATTAGTAAACTTTTGTCTGTGAGTCAACCCGGTCAACTCTGGGCTCCTCGTCCCCTAGCAGAATGGTTTGTGATTATTCGCTTAGAAAAATTCCTTCCGGCTCAATTAGACGAATCTATGCGTCGCCGGATGGTTGACGAAATGTTTGAAAATTGGCTACGAGAGCAATTGGCTCAAGTGGGCTCGCTACAACCTCTTCGTACTTCAGTGTCTTCAGTGTCATGA